A single window of Culicoides brevitarsis isolate CSIRO-B50_1 chromosome 3, AGI_CSIRO_Cbre_v1, whole genome shotgun sequence DNA harbors:
- the LOC134836013 gene encoding protein Gawky, protein MEMQKKTKNKKIQQIMVSMADLLLLPFKESDEQSGIVTDSKTTKRHDDACTGITMTTMMQTIMGDAEMRKMFDAMFMEICEKLMERKQANELLFVQQLEAMPWPLIPKQMLISFDDEVLITLIVVALIILIITKISHISDENIKTVNKKCDLIDYLTKTNLKVNYYDYYANSSTDKQAKIQHNKNYNNNNDQNMCIDIKGNQRTDKKTLQFSTFDELCQLQRNEKRIFAEAARQNKTIKMRLCGGGEGSLTNPTTGWGSPPNSQLNPGNPNAGSWGATNPPSQWGQGQTPGQQQRPLNSGPPGPDAGNKNQNSVPNPAQGPPNMAATVQQGQSGGGNSNAPNSNQAQAGNANSNANANNPPNNPQQQQQAPSGGGNNNGNFPAAGNAGAAGNNPPAGNGNNPAAQVPGGAPAATAKNQLEQLNTMREALFSQDGWSCSNVNQDTNWDVPGSPEPGLKSDPNTPVQPLWKTGMNNGTELWEANLKCGGQPPPAPVAKSQWTPKVPFGGTWGADDEEENAAGNTVWNTNQQNNPAQGWNQNQGPVGNAGFNAAPNAPKLENEWNANPGNNWGDLRQQPPQSDPRNLPANLMRDNSVGSGTGISGRLNPNNIDWAQNKGPMMGVGGVTPTNGQWAQTGPKDMPTGKPSGWVEGTSPPRIGRGPQMPDYNDGTNLWQQNQRGGVPGGNAGPHWKDMPDGSRPGNMPRPGVLAGAGNPGPIQSRLGPSGPMKQDVWQSGGARTSWDEPPHTSGGWDDGNKMPGGGGNANNAWDANCWTNKPKPTGWPDNDLGMGSDWAHGQKGPNKMVSSEMVRNSKQFRMLIDLGYKKEDAEVALRNTNSFEEAVDLLSQRNAAGGGNISDQWRRHDEHPNAFDHPPRFPGAPTPTMPFPPNSNPNILGNLGSNLTGNQINKMSQIPPNYAPPGSGPNFGQQPGSGTGANPQGGSSQPSTQQLRMLVQQIQTAVHAGFLNHQILNQPLAPQTLILLNQLLTCIKQLQLYQSNMNRPGVNAVQANIITSKLQQQIKTLQNQITAQQQMYVKQAPSNMPNPNDYLRSPTDPTGSLMTAFPDLNIGGKNDPGVFNQSISRLESQWKVGSKDSSDPSEFSRAPGTTAKSSISATPSIGLGSDSPWSSSVSGRDGGWPEPSNDSKDVDWPSQPSPAFSELVVPEFKPGEPWKGTQQKSIEDDPSITPGSVARSPLSIAAKESDLFSGASKTSPDIQPISLSNSTWSFTPSGQQSFSSAKATSNSTWSDTTPPIPKSMPSSAADLWSNNKAPRGPPPGLGSTKSAGGNGNGAASNNWMGLGALGGNRNSGTSGSGNWQASSGGSGWFSSWLLLKNLTAQIDGSTLRTLCMQHGPLQNFHLYLPHGIALCKYSSREEAQKAQTALNNCVLGNTTICAESPSESEVQSILQHLGAPSSGGNGGNPGGQGGNGNSASSGSAGLSQSSWRPQSQAGPRPTGGSDAWASSWPAGSSSGNLWTPIDGVPGERGTPSNLSTFLPENLLGTELN, encoded by the exons ATGGAGATGcagaagaaaacaaaaaataaaaaaatacagcaAATCATGGTATCGATGGCAGACCTACTACTGCTACCATTCAAAGAGTCTGATGAACAATCAGGGATTGTAACTGATTCAAAAACTACAAAACGGCACGACGATGCATGCACGGGGATtacgatgacgacgatgatgcaGACAATTATGGGCGATGCCGAAATGAGGAAAATGTTTGATGCGATGTTTATGGAAATATGCGAAAAGTTGATGGAACGCAAGCAAGCCAacgaattattatttgtacaaCAACTAGAAGCAATGCCATGGCCATTAATCCCTAAACAAATGTTGATATCGTTTGATGATGAagttttaataactttaatagTTGTAGcattaataatattgataaTAACCAAAATCAGCCATATTTCGGATGAAAACATTAAAactgtgaataaaaaatgtgatttaatTGATTACCTGACAAAAACTAATCTTAAGGTTAACTATTACGATTATTATGCTAACTCTAGTACGGATAAGCAAGCAAAAATACAACACAACAaaaactacaacaacaacaatgaccAAAATATGTGTATCGATATTAAGGGTAACCAACGTACGGATAAGAAAACTTTGCAATTCAGCACATTCGACGAGTTGTGCCAGTTGCAACGCAACGAGAAACGCATTTTCGCCGAAGCTGCGCGCCAGAACAAGACTATCAAGATGCGTCTCTGCGGCGGCGGCGAAGGATCTCTCACGAATCCAACGACAGGCTGGGGTTCGCCGCCCAATTCGCAACTCAATCCGGGCAATCCAAACGCCGGATCGTGGGGCGCTACAAACCCTCCTTCGCAATGGGGTCAAGGTCAAACCCCGGGCCAGCAACAACGCCCTCTGAATTCGGGTCCTCCGGGTCCCGATGCCGGcaacaaaaaccaaaattcTGTTCCGAACCCTGCACAAGGCCCCCCCAATATGGCAGCTACCGTACAACAAGGACAATCAGGAGGCGGCAACTCAAACGCTCCCAATTCGAATCAAGCGCAAGCCGGAAACGCAAATTCCAATGCTAACGCTAACAATCCGCCAAATAAtccgcagcaacaacaacaagcgcCATCTGGCGGCGGGAATAACAACGGAAATTTTCCCGCAGCAGGAAATGCTGGCGCTGCAGGCAACAATCCGCCTGCAGGAAATGGAAACAATCCAGCAGCTCAAGTTCCCGGGGGAGCTCCCGCTGCAACGGCAAAAAATCAACTCGAACAATTGAATACGATGCGTGAAGCGTTGTTTAGTCAAGATGGATGGTCTTGCTCGAATGTTAATCAAGACACGAATTGGGATGTGCCCGGATCGCCGGAGCCTGGTTTGAAAAGTGATCCAAATACGCCAGTTCAACCTTTGTGGAAGACTGGGATGAATAACGGCACCGAATTGTGGGAAGCTAATTTGAAGTGCGGCGGACAACCGCCTCCCGCGCCAGTTGCCAAATCGCAATGGACTCCAAAAGTTCCCTTTGGCGGTACATGGGGTGCTGATGACGAAGAGGAAAATGCCGCTGGCAACACTGTTTGGAACACAAATCAGCAAAATAACCCAGCGCAAGGTTGGAATCAGAATCAAGGACCTGTCGGAAATGCAGGTTTCAATGCGGCGCCAAATGCTCCAAAACTCGAAAACGAATGGAATGCCAATCCGGGCAACAATTGGGGCGATTTGCGTCAACAACCGCCGCAATCTGATCCGCGTAATTTGCCGGCGAATCTCATGCGAGATAATTCCGTGGGTTCAGGCACGGGCATTTCGGGCAGATTGAATCCAAATAACATCGATTGGGCTCAAAACAAGGGTCCCATGATGGGAGTTGGAGGCGTTACTCCGACAAATGGGCAATGGGCTCAAACAGGCCCGAAAGATATGCCGACGGGCAAACCAAGCGGATGGGTTGAAGGAACATCTCCCCCTCGTATTGGAAGAGGACCTCAAATGCCTGATTATAATGACGGAACGAATTTGTGGCAACAAAATCAACGCGGAGGCGTTCCCGGAGGAAATGCTGGTCCTCATTGGAAAGATATGCCTGATGGTTCACGCCCCGGAAATATGCCACGCCCGGGAGTTCTTGCAGGCGCGGGAAATCCAG GTCCCATTCAATCGCGTTTAGGTCCCAGCGGACCCATGAAACAAGATGTTTGGCAGAGCGGAGGAGCTCGTACGTCATGGGATGAACCGCCCCACACTTCAGGCGGATGGGACGATGGCAATAAGATGCCAGGCGGCGGCGGAAACGCAAATAACGCTTGGGATGCCAATTGCTGGACCAACAAACCGAAGCCTACGGGATGGCCTGACAACGATTTGGGCATGGGTAGCGATTGGGCACACGGGCAAAAGGGACCCAATAAGATGGTTTCGAGCGAAATGGTGCGCAATAGCAAGCAATTCCGCATGTTGATCGATTTGGGCTACAAGAAGGAAGATGCCGAAGTTGCGTTGCGCAATACGAATAGCTTCGAGGAGGCTGTCGATCTCTTGAGTCAACGTAATGCCGCCGGGGGAGGCAACATTTCCGATCAATGGCGTCGTCATGACGAACATCCGAATGCATTTGATCATCCACCGCGTTTTCCAGGTGCTCCGACTCCTACAATGCCCTTCCCACCG AACTCTAATCCTAATATTTTGGGCAACTTGGGAAGCAACCTAACTGGaaatcaaataaacaaaatgtcTCAAATTCCACCAAATTATGCGCCGCCCGGTTCGGGTCCCAACTTTGGACAACAACCTGGCTCGGGAACGGGCGCCAATCCGCAAGGAGGCTCTAGTCAACCGTCTACTCAGCAATTACGCATGCTTGTACAACAAATCCAGACAGCTGTTCACGCTGGATTCCTTAATCACCAAATTCTTAATCAACCATTAGCACCACAAACATTGATCTTACTCAATCAGTTACTTACTTGTAttaag caATTACAATTGTACCAATCAAACATGAATCGTCCCGGCGTCAATGCGGTACAAGCTAATATTATTACTTCCAAGTTGCAACAACAAATCAAAACATTGCAAAACCAAATTACTGCTCAACAACAAATGTATGTTAAACAAGCTCCATCTAATATGCCAAATCCAAATGATTATTTACGTTCGCCAACTGATCCAACTGGATCGCTCATGACTGCATTCCCTGACCTTAATATCGGAGGCAAAAAT gatccTGGCGTTTTCAATCAAAGCATTTCTCGCTTGGAGTCCCAATGGAAAGTTGGATCAAAGGACAGTTCTGATCCATCTGAATTCTCTCGTGCTCCCGGAACTACTGCTAAATCCTCGATTTCAGCTACTCCGTCGATTGGTTTGGGCAGTGAcag cccaTGGTCCTCAAGCGTATCAGGACGTGATGGCGGATGGCCAGAACCAAGCAACGATAGCAAAGATGTTGATTGGCCAAGTCAACCAAGCCCAGCCTTTTCTGAGTTAGTTGTTCCTGAGTTCAAGCCAGGAGAGCCGTggaag GGAACTCAACAAAAATCGATTGAAGACGATCCAAGCATCACGCCCGGCAGTGTTGCTCGCAGTCCATTGTCGATTGCAGCAAAGGAATCTGACTTGTTTTCCGGAGCGAGCAAGACATCGCCTGACATTCAACCCATAAGTCTTTCGAATTCAACATGGAGCTTTACTCCATCGGGACAACAAAGTTTctcaag tgcaAAAGCAACTTCAAACAGCACCTGGTCTGACACAACTCCTCCAATTCCAAAGTCGATGCCATCATCTGCCGCTGATTTGTGGTCAAACAACAAGGCACCTCGCGGACCTCCTCCAGGCTTAGGATCCACAAAATCCGCTGGCGGTAACGGAAATGGCGCCGCATCGAACAACTGGATGGGACTCGGAGCTCTCGGCGGAAATCGCAACAGCGGAACATCAGGCTCCGGCAATTGGCAAGCTTCGAGCGGCGGAAGCGGATGGTTCTCTTCATGGTTGCTCTTGAAGAACCTTACAGCACAa atTGATGGCTCGACACTCCGTACTCTCTGCATGCAACACGGTCCCTTGCAAAATTTCCACTTGTACTTGCCGCACGGAATTGCCCTGTGCAAATACAGTTCACGCGAGGAAGCCCAAAAAGCACAAACCGCTCTCAACAATTGCGTGCTCGGCAACACGACAATTTGCGCCGAATCGCCAAGCGAAAGCGAAGTTCAGAGCATTTTGCAGCACTTGGGTGCCCCATCGAGCGGCGGCAATGGCGGAAATCCCGGCGGACAAGGCGGCAATGGAAATTCCGCGTCGTCCGGATCTGCAGGTCTCTCGCAATCATCTTGGAGACCCCAAAGTCAAGCAGGTCCCCGACCAacgg gaggATCTGATGCATGGGCATCCAGCTGGCCCGCAGGCAGTTCATCAGGCAACTTGTGGACACCGATCGACGGTGTTCCGGGCGAACGAGGAACTCCATCCAACTTGAGCACATTCTTACCAGAAAACTTGCTTGGCactgaattgaattaa